The window CGCTGCTGGTGGGGATGCCTGCATCCACCCATCCTTGCCTGCCCTACCCTGCCCTGCCCTACCCCGCAGCGCTTGTCCCTCCATGTCGATTATCCCGCCCTCCCCCAATGacgggggggagaggggtgGAGAGGATTTTCGATGCAGCATTCATTTCATTTCACGCGAGGCCATCAGTTGATGGGCAAGAAGATGCGCGAGTAAGAGCAAGGTTGGTGCAATTTCGCCGTCCGTCCCGACCCGTCGCAGCCTCACCGCGCGGCCGACCGGATGCCGGACTTTGTTTTGAGGCTGTGCTCGGTTTCATGCCTCTCCGTCTCGAATTCGAGTTTCGAAACCTTCATGCCTTCCTGTTGCCGTGGATCCCGAACCGCCGCAGGGGCGCCTGCCTTCAAGATCGCTGCGACAATGCACCGCCCGGACTCTTGACGAATGTGTGCGATTGATGACGGAGACACGACACATCCGAAAACGGAGAATATCCCAAGGTGCGTATTACTTccggagcaagtacacctacatgtacggagtccaactgctgtaggtgtacacgaACAttacgagcacgagtacgagtattgttacttgctgtacggcacagtactgtaagtacttacttacgctCATGGACGGCAACCAAGATACCGGAGCATCTCGACGGAACTTACCATTCCGGTGTCTCTTCCGTTTCTCACACTTCCGCCCCCCCCAGGCTAGGCAGGATGCCACTAAGCAGGGAAACCCTGCCTTATTGGGCGACGTCAGGAAGGCTGGCGTTGCTATTAGTTCGGTTGAGGCGCCGAGAGACATCCCCCCCTTTCCACCCCCTTACTCCCCCAGCAGCATGCTAGTCAGTCGCCTTCTCGCCGGTTGTGGCGCACGGCCCAACTCTTCTGGGCTCCGTCCGTCCTTGGAAGGAGTTGCAACTCCTTATTCGTTATGCCATTAATGAAGTGTGTGTGCTAATACTAGCAGCTACTAAGCATGATCGCAGCACTGCACTGGTAAGTAATTGTCAGTATTCCAGCATCCCACGACTCCGTTCTTGCTgataatactactactgctACTACTGCCAGTAGTGCTGCTGCCGCTAATACTGCCACCCGCCATCTAGGTGTGTTTATCTATCTGATCGAACAAACCAACGAAATGCCTTGACTCAGGCATCACTCCTGGCCTTGTTTTTCCGAGCTCGGAGCTCTCAAGACGGCCTGTCTGGCGGCGGAGCCACTCCATACACACCTACTTTCTTAGATTGGGCCTGTCTGGCCGCCAGTGGGATACGCAGTCAGTCCAACGACGCGCGGGCCGCTGCCGATTTCTATCATGCACACCTCGTACTTACGTACGCCTTACGAAAAGCGCACACCCGAGTGTACCCTACGTCGATGGGATGCAGCGCGAATGACTGTATCAAGACATCACTTAGATGCACACCGAcaaatacttgcaagtatttgTCCACTCACTTACTCGTATGTCCATGTATTACTACAAAAATAGAACTGCACGGGTGCGAGCGAGCACCCGTCCTGAGACTCGGGTCGGTACCAGATATTCGATTCTCCCGCGAGGAGCCTTACTTGCACTACTTactataagtaagtacgcgTAAGAATACTTTACGTggacatgtacacgtacatcGTTCGTGTGCAAAGGACGCTGCAGGTGCACACCGACGCTCCAACAACCGGCGTGGTGTTCTTGTatctgtacttgcctgcTATCGGATAGTTACGATTCGAGTCGAATTACTTGCTGCCTTTAGCTCCGCGCTGCTGGGCCCTCTGCTGGACCCTCTGCTTGGTATGCCCCCCTCCACACCCCGGTTGCTATACCCCCTCTTCATGGTTCACCCTCCTTCTCTAGCCTGGAAGCCCCTGCCGGCCAGACTCGTCTCCACAGGCTCGCATCAGAATATCATAACGTTTAGACCCTACTAGTAGCTGGGCCCTGAGGGGaagaaggggggggaggggccaGCCTCATCACACGGCAGTCTCGGTCCATGGTGCTTCTGGCGCCTCGGCCCTGGTCGCTGTTCATCTGACTTGATGAATTTCTACACTTGCCCGCAGGTACTCGCACACCTACACCGGCGTCCTGCCGCTTCGGACATGAGATTGTCAAGTCATCGAGCCCCGGATTTCCCGCGAGAGCGGCGGGGTGACGCATGTCTGCCCGTTGAGCACCAGATCATGCAGCGCTCCTGATGCGCCTGCAGTGGGTGcccaagtaggtgcactcgTACCGTGATGGCAGGTGTGCGGTAAGTAGTTGTGCTTGCACACCTGCGGAAGCGAAGGAGAAAGATGCCTCCACTAAATGGAACAACTGATCAAGTCAGAACCTTGTCGTGTCGTGTGCCTCTATCTCCTCCAGACGGAGACCCTGCCAGGGAGATCCACACTGGCTCCGGCTCTTCTTTCGTGTCTCCATCGCTGCCACCTTCGTCAGGGAATCGGGTCACTAAGTACTGTCCAGCAAGTattcgtacttgtgccaaCAAGCGTCTCCTGTCCCGCTGGTGCAATTATCGACTTGGATCCCTGCACTATAGCCTAACTCCTGCTCCTTAGTATGACGAACCACCGACATATCCCGCACACACAACTGGTCCTCCCATCCCCCGTCTCTCTTTCCAGAACCTTGGCTGAGGAGCGGCGTCTAGACCGTCCGTGCTGGAACCAGTTATAACTGCCTCAGTCTTATTTGCCCAGCCCAACCCTGGTTCGTCGCCACAGCAGACGCCGGCCTTTGGAGCTCCTCCTACTGGACAATTGCACACCAGCGCTAAGGGAGCCCCATCAAGGCACACCGGCAGACGGAGCAGGCTTGTTGTGTGGGTGGGTGTGTGTTTGTGTGTTTGTGCGCGCGCGTGTGTATGAGCGAGACGGAAAGAGATAAAGGGGAGACAGGGCGTGGTGAGTGTGTGTGATCATTTACGTACAAGTATAAGCGTATGGAGGAAGTGTGGGCGTCTTGCATTCTGTCATCTATCAACCCGTTGCCTGCTTCCTTTCAACAACCAACTCTTGGCCCTTCCAGAACGCAAGCGCAAAGACAACAAACAGCAACAGACAGCAGAGCACTACGGTAGCATTCTCCTCCAGCCATCACGACGTCGATCCTAcactcgccgtcgacgtcgactttGGAACAACGCCACTTCCCCGGTGACGACGCCCGAGGGGGCATCTTGGCCATTGAACCCGCAGTATCTCCCAGTCTGGAAGCCGTTCAGGGCCGCTCGCCCTGGCGGAACCCATGGGCCGAAGTCACGCTGGCGGACAACTATCGAGTCGGAGGTTACAATGTGGACTACGCTGGCCAAAGTTCACACACGAGCGGTCTGAGCCAGCTACAGCACGCGTACACCTCGCCAGTCCATCAACACAACCATCACCCACAGGCGGCGCAGCCGTCGCAGGCGCAACAACAGCAAACGCCCTACCAAGCACACCATAAGCAGCAGACGCAAAACCCCTatcagcaccagcaccggAACTCCGTCCACCACCCCGGGCTGTcccccgtcgacgccggcacgCCGCCCGGCCAAGCGCATGGCCATATCCCGAGCCGACCGGTCATAGGCATCAGCCAGaagcaacaacagcagcaatCGCAGTCGCAGCCGCagtcgcagccgcagcagccggcgTCGCATAAGCCGCAGGTCCCGATGGATCCCTCACACCTGCACAACCACCGGCTCGGCCACGTCCACTTCGGCACGGCCAACTCCGTCTCGTCGCCACTGTACGGGGCCGTCTCGTCTCCCACCCAAGCGGCATACTCGTACAGCACGCCGAGCGCGAAGAGGCCACGGACGGACGACTTCGACCTCGGcgtttccgtcgtcgaccaatCCGGCATCGACAGCGTCCAGGCAACCTCGCTCGGGGCCGCGTACGACcaggcagcggcagcggcggcggcggcggcggcgacgacgcccgacCACGGGCCCCAGatgcaccaccaccaccacctccccGACCTCGGGCCTCCAGCCAAGTCGATGCGGCGGGAGGACATGGGCGGCGCGCCGAGCATGGTCGGCCAGGCGGGCATgccggagccggcgccgcggccgcggggACCGAAGCTCAAGTtcacggccgaggacgaccaGCTGCTGATCGAGCTGAAGGAGCAGAAGAACCTTACGTGGAAGCAGATTGCCGACTTTTTCCCCGGGCGATCCTCGGGCACGCTGCAGGTGCGCTACTGCACCAAGCTCAAAGCCAAGACGACGCTCTGGACAGAGGAGATGGTAAGCGAATCGAGTGCGTCGTCCCACCGCCATGCCAGGCTAACCGGTACCCCCCCTCGCAGGACGACAAGCTTCGCAAGGCGCTGCAAGACTACGAGAACGAGAAATGGCGCATCGTGGCACACAAGGTCGGCTCGGGCTTCACGCCGGCCGCGTGCCGAGAGCGAGCCGGACAGCTGTCGGGCGACGAGCCGGAGCAGCTGTGGGAGTCCATGTCACCGAAGGCAGCGTCTCTGCCGGATTCGATGGAGATGCCGCAGACGCAGCGGCCATGGTGAAAagatgatgatgaagatgacgacgaagaccATGACGGGCTGTGGGAGGATGGAAGAGCGGGAGTTAGGGTCGGGGGGGAGGTAGTGTCGGCTGTACGAGCGGGTACATTGCAGGGACTGTTGCAGATAATAAGTAGATACCCTCCATAATTTAATTTTCAAGATGCGGTCTTTATAGAGTCATGGCGACAAGGCGGGCGACGTGTGATCGGATGGTGAGAAAAAGAAAATAAAGCCAAACGGAGATTTACGTGGGAGATGTGAAATATGATAcgtctactccgtactcgacCAGCAGATGGGCTACCAGCTCCTCTTTCGTCAACACGGTAGCActgtcgacgagggcgacgagtgcGCGGTGGGTGGGAACGACGAGTCCCTGCTGCAGCCGTTCGGCTGTTTCGACGATCCAGCCGTTGAAGTCATGCACCTCGGTCTGCTTGCCGGCACGCACGTCCTGCAGCATGGAGCTGTcgttgtcggcgacggtggcgccgAAGTCGTAGAGGAGCTTGTGCAGGCGGACGGGCGCAAAGCGGTGGCTGAGCTGCTCCCTGAGCGACTCGAGGCTGCCaacgtcggccgtctcgaggaTGGGGGTGCTGCTTTCGTCGCTGACGAGGGCTTGCAGGACGCTGCCAGTTTCGGCAAGCAGCCTCTCGATGACGGGGGAGAGGAGGTTGGCGGGCGGGTCCTCGAAGAGAGCACCGTTCTTGCAGCGCAGGACGGCAGTCAGGGGGTTGATGACGGAGTTGTagacgagcttctcgagctgGCGCAGCCACAGCTCCGTGGCGGAGACGGCGGTGCAGGCGAGCAGGGGCGCCGTGACTAGCTGGCGCGTCAGATAGTCAACGCTTGGCGCCCGGTGCCGCGATCTGTTCAGCAGGACGGGGCCGACGGTAGCGCTGGCTGGGGACGCGTGGACGCTTCGGAAGGGGCCGAGGGAGTAGAGGCCGTGACCGGTGACGCAGGCGAGGAAGTTGGGCGCGTCCCCGGCAGGGTATCGGCGCGTCACGTACGCGGGCCCGTGGGGGGGCCAGAGCTTGGTAATGCCATTCTGCGTAAAGGCCACGGTGCTTTCGCCATCGAGGTAGCGACGCAGTCGATCTGCCTGGGgcacggcggcggatgcCTTGGTAGCGATGATGAGGTTGCGGAgagcggcgccgtcggcgacctcgcGGACGG of the Drechmeria coniospora strain ARSEF 6962 chromosome 01, whole genome shotgun sequence genome contains:
- a CDS encoding MYB DNA-binding domain-containing protein — encoded protein: MSETERDKGETGRAITTSILHSPSTSTLEQRHFPGDDARGGILAIEPAVSPSLEAVQGRSPWRNPWAEVTLADNYRVGGYNVDYAGQSSHTSGLSQLQHAYTSPVHQHNHHPQAAQPSQAQQQQTPYQAHHKQQTQNPYQHQHRNSVHHPGLSPVDAGTPPGQAHGHIPSRPVIGISQKQQQQQSQSQPQSQPQQPASHKPQVPMDPSHLHNHRLGHVHFGTANSVSSPLYGAVSSPTQAAYSYSTPSAKRPRTDDFDLGVSVVDQSGIDSVQATSLGAAYDQAAAAAAAAAATTPDHGPQMHHHHHLPDLGPPAKSMRREDMGGAPSMVGQAGMPEPAPRPRGPKLKFTAEDDQLLIELKEQKNLTWKQIADFFPGRSSGTLQVRYCTKLKAKTTLWTEEMDDKLRKALQDYENEKWRIVAHKVGSGFTPAACRERAGQLSGDEPEQLWESMSPKAASLPDSMEMPQTQRPW
- a CDS encoding ketoisovalerate reductase, which produces MTLRTRLRPPNPAVSSHPAWLRALLEDQAPPPKLFAWTPANLSPRSYECMPPSSSSPSSSPSARPAADLDRRIFILGVGNIGRLYASHLARHIPTPPLTLVVHREELLAQWLSAEGLELIQNGVPTRNKTAFDIEYWTETPPECGPVREVADGAALRNLIIATKASAAVPQADRLRRYLDGESTVAFTQNGITKLWPPHGPAYVTRRYPAGDAPNFLACVTGHGLYSLGPFRSVHASPASATVGPVLLNRSRHRAPSVDYLTRQLVTAPLLACTAVSATELWLRQLEKLVYNSVINPLTAVLRCKNGALFEDPPANLLSPVIERLLAETGSVLQALVSDESSTPILETADVGSLESLREQLSHRFAPVRLHKLLYDFGATVADNDSSMLQDVRAGKQTEVHDFNGWIVETAERLQQGLVVPTHRALVALVDSATVLTKEELVAHLLVEYGVDVSYFTSPT